Proteins encoded within one genomic window of Leptolyngbya sp. 'hensonii':
- a CDS encoding cation transporter — protein MRTAFKVIVEWINVKAQAGSAFLKGIIMFLFAIVVFARASYQLFTGATPEVVLMSTVGVVALLANLFCLLLLTRHRKDNLNMSSVWLCSRNDIIANTSVLVAAGLIFLTHSPLPDLAIGLLLTFIFAKSAGQVLSQSWKEMRQA, from the coding sequence GTGAGGACAGCCTTTAAAGTTATTGTGGAGTGGATCAACGTTAAGGCTCAGGCTGGGTCAGCGTTTCTCAAAGGAATCATTATGTTTTTGTTTGCTATCGTAGTCTTTGCGAGAGCAAGCTATCAACTGTTTACAGGTGCAACCCCAGAAGTAGTTTTGATGAGTACGGTGGGAGTTGTGGCGTTACTTGCCAACTTATTCTGTCTGCTGTTATTGACTAGACACCGGAAGGATAATTTAAATATGTCTTCCGTGTGGTTGTGTTCACGCAATGACATTATTGCAAATACGTCCGTTCTTGTGGCAGCAGGGTTAATTTTTCTGACGCACTCTCCACTTCCAGACCTGGCCATAGGTTTATTGTTAACGTTCATTTTTGCCAAGTCGGCAGGGCAAGTACTTTCCCAGTCTTGGAAAGAGATGCGGCAAGCGTAG
- a CDS encoding type II toxin-antitoxin system PemK/MazF family toxin, whose product MYRGEIWWANLPDPVGSEPGYRRPVLVIQDDTFTQSQISTVIVIIITSNIRLAEAPGNVLLPRGVSILSRDSVVNVSQIFTIDKTFLAERIGALPDYLQEEIDEGLRTVLYL is encoded by the coding sequence ATGTATCGGGGAGAAATTTGGTGGGCGAACCTACCTGATCCAGTAGGCTCAGAACCTGGATATCGTCGTCCCGTCTTGGTGATTCAGGATGATACTTTTACCCAGAGCCAGATTAGCACTGTTATCGTCATTATTATCACTTCAAATATTCGGTTAGCGGAAGCACCAGGCAATGTACTATTACCGCGTGGGGTATCGATTTTGTCGAGAGATTCCGTTGTAAATGTCTCTCAAATTTTCACGATTGATAAAACGTTTTTGGCTGAGCGTATTGGTGCGCTACCAGACTACTTACAGGAGGAGATAGATGAGGGTTTACGAACAGTTTTGTATCTCTAG
- a CDS encoding HNH endonuclease signature motif containing protein, whose protein sequence is MTISIKSCQNIRERANYLCEYCHSSEEASASLFTFDHLVPQSLGGTDSEENLALACHRCNGRRYNFTDGIDPETK, encoded by the coding sequence ATGACTATTAGCATTAAGAGTTGTCAGAACATACGTGAGCGTGCCAATTATTTGTGTGAATATTGTCATTCCTCGGAAGAAGCTAGTGCCTCTCTCTTTACCTTTGACCACCTAGTACCTCAATCCCTTGGCGGTACGGACTCTGAAGAGAACCTTGCTCTTGCCTGTCATCGCTGTAATGGTCGTCGTTACAACTTTACAGATGGCATTGATCCTGAAACCAAGTGA
- a CDS encoding UPF0449 family protein, translating into MISKGGDRVITTPMPPTVEQLLRDVQGYLRRVMGTATPHL; encoded by the coding sequence TTGATTAGCAAGGGTGGCGATCGCGTCATAACAACGCCCATGCCCCCGACCGTTGAGCAGCTTTTGAGGGATGTTCAAGGCTATCTGCGGCGGGTGATGGGCACCGCTACGCCGCACCTCTAG
- a CDS encoding XisI protein, translating into MDTRLKYQNIIKSVLQNHADCRATLPDGYTSQPIFDDERGQYLVLDMGWNGDPYLHATPIHVILIGDKVWVQYDDTEEGVATDLMQAGVSREDIVLGFCHPKIRQHTGFAVA; encoded by the coding sequence ATGGATACCCGATTAAAATACCAAAACATTATCAAGAGCGTTCTGCAAAATCACGCTGATTGTCGTGCTACGTTGCCTGATGGCTACACATCTCAACCCATCTTTGATGATGAACGAGGGCAGTATTTGGTTCTAGACATGGGCTGGAATGGTGATCCTTACCTTCATGCGACTCCAATCCACGTCATTTTGATTGGTGATAAGGTTTGGGTGCAATACGATGATACAGAGGAAGGGGTAGCGACAGATTTAATGCAAGCAGGGGTCTCTAGAGAAGACATTGTATTAGGTTTTTGTCATCCCAAAATACGACAGCATACAGGTTTTGCAGTGGCTTGA
- a CDS encoding type II toxin-antitoxin system Phd/YefM family antitoxin: MKIVEIAEATDTLAKYASGLTEEPVIITSNGQPIAALVTLENVDIETISLSTNPKFIELIEQSRAKRRAEGGVSSAEMRHRLGLSTSNNSNAADG; the protein is encoded by the coding sequence ATGAAGATTGTCGAAATCGCAGAGGCAACCGACACATTAGCCAAATATGCTTCAGGTCTGACTGAGGAGCCGGTTATTATAACCAGCAACGGTCAACCCATTGCAGCATTAGTCACGCTTGAAAATGTTGACATCGAGACAATTTCGCTGAGTACCAATCCAAAGTTCATTGAGTTGATTGAGCAATCGCGGGCGAAGCGACGCGCTGAAGGTGGAGTCTCCAGTGCGGAGATGCGTCACAGACTGGGGTTGAGCACGTCTAATAATTCAAATGCAGCGGACGGTTGA
- a CDS encoding type II toxin-antitoxin system RelE/ParE family toxin has protein sequence MRSLTARQQAIVLDTVDEQLMYQPTVETKNRKLMRPNPLAPWELRIGDLRVYYDVEEEPEAVVYINAVGIKERNQVRIAGEVYDL, from the coding sequence TTGCGATCCCTTACAGCCCGACAGCAAGCGATCGTCTTGGATACTGTTGATGAGCAGCTCATGTATCAGCCAACAGTCGAGACGAAAAACCGTAAACTCATGCGTCCCAATCCACTTGCCCCTTGGGAACTTCGTATCGGCGATTTGCGCGTCTACTATGATGTAGAGGAAGAACCTGAAGCAGTTGTATACATCAACGCAGTTGGGATCAAGGAGCGAAATCAAGTCCGCATTGCAGGAGAGGTTTACGACCTATGA
- a CDS encoding PIN domain-containing protein, which produces MRRVLFDSDVLLDVLAQRQPFVVASAQALNTVTRAQVQGYVSGHAVTNIFYILRRQVGSEAARELLSRLLQHLQVANVSDEVIRAALQSPMTDFEDAVTSEAANATGLEVIVTRNIPDFVTSVIPAVLPEEFLAMPLE; this is translated from the coding sequence TTGAGGCGGGTATTATTTGACAGTGATGTTTTGCTTGATGTTCTAGCTCAACGACAACCGTTTGTTGTTGCTTCCGCACAGGCATTAAACACGGTGACACGAGCACAAGTGCAGGGATATGTGTCCGGTCATGCTGTGACCAATATTTTCTACATCTTGCGCCGTCAAGTTGGTAGCGAAGCAGCACGAGAGCTTTTATCAAGGTTATTACAGCATCTTCAGGTCGCCAATGTAAGCGATGAGGTTATTAGGGCTGCGCTGCAAAGTCCTATGACGGATTTTGAAGATGCTGTGACTAGCGAAGCAGCGAATGCTACAGGTTTAGAAGTTATTGTGACTCGAAACATACCCGATTTTGTGACTTCTGTAATCCCCGCAGTATTACCAGAAGAGTTTTTGGCAATGCCGTTAGAGTAA